In Gadus chalcogrammus isolate NIFS_2021 chromosome 13, NIFS_Gcha_1.0, whole genome shotgun sequence, a single genomic region encodes these proteins:
- the prdm2b gene encoding PR domain zinc finger protein 2: MTEMWEGEQGPKEEVDERPSSSGPVHAEMNPAPVESPAPTDVQDMSVVMIDGKEEELETRVDKAGDAVEPQQLPTMQTPQETSLTAESREEEEQFPNCGKPGGESPQDLQPKSDSASLQGQELESLDADIDFDHDPDGDLEGDLQGESHPCLHCERHFSTKQGLERHIHIHTTANQQTHLFKCRYCGKSFGSQVGRRRHERRHESGAKKKPGSLAGTANLLSSGGKAGGSSPEYTSPTNYIAIGSQFPVAHQPIPELAKKESRPEADRPFTLEEYGESKELHPCKYCNKAFGTHTNMRRHQRRIHERHLLPKGVRRKGMLPQEVSVQRLPNESPSGSPPPVYVPSADTEDEADRDEYVVDISKNISENLSFYIDGKILSTSTVSNCEVIEVNSRSAALFGLDAMIISPSQISQAFKVESKPIAGKPLVSNLGQPTSKRRTTTPPLIPSLKMENETGFSASSSSSSSSTSSSSNVLVGGLFSQSTESLAFQKEKTVYLSPKLKQLLQSQDSQMSTISQIGDSHRLASPLSVTSLPGASGRFKRRTSSPPSSPQLSPTQKLDISKAEVGSLYTLKVPKLEGHRLSPVLNLTIHEDGDTVCTTEKDMSNRSSSNCGGNACNQQPLDLSSSVSKRSDVISKTLGDSALDLSMQRKSTMDPELKGNPPPQPPTKKRKPNTSMLEKVLMNEYAGLTSAGEEGPAALSSLGPLQPLSPSMTSESAHPSPPSLTPVTMNPSSPATSSMTSPTPPPPVLPTIPPDMPSSPRSEPSDCSVSRPLPVLSPKSSPRSNVDEVPSDTEEETSMAQEVQHSVDENHEQLDSAPHTPVKDPLKSSSTPSPTQPTPAEPPTVEFEVLQKQDNCLTNGKPESKDPGSITDAKSLSPDSAPLTSQPHSPAVPTSTTTSHNTSPPTLSPSVVLPVKKKDPVHYLEGMTDISHDADDSTCPAVKETPKEKGEDSETFCKTFECNVCEEPFPSIKTLNGHIVAHAVDWPYKCEFCVHLFVEARALLAHRTSLHGVGRIFVCSECSKEFAFLCNLEQHQKDLHPSQTCTHTTVESGKLRPHNYTDPSRAKEESRPSTPAPESEEEAAPEREPTEKAPEVNGKSADDEPEPEDSSEELYTTIKIMASEGGKPKGPDVRLGLNQHYPSFKPPPFPYHSRSHAGSVASATNFTTHNIPQTFSTAIRCTKCGNSFDNMPELHKHILACANASDKKRYTPKKNPIPLKQIVKPQNGALSPAAASAGQSAFRRMGQPKRLNFNQEASGKAKMSSLNKKKNQLVQKAISQKNKTASSVKKASVKVEEQDPEPHICPHCSREFTYPASLSKHIAISCPMKPEPKKSKKGDVKQDAPQMSLRRKATDADAPDSEPKPLGKTRARSYGAAEPELLPASKGRTGAPVGRPKRPASFPASPAVTGKKKKKGQAHSPPPPPPPAMPVPDTPSDPAQRPAVKAQRMGKEAAPKKAPEGNSPLGQQAKKEERFSLRTRERVGGPVTRSLQSVNTVATVEVKTEQPLVPETKEPQETPLK, encoded by the exons ATGACAGAGATGTGGGAAGGGGAACAAG GTCctaaggaggaggtggacgagaGGCCTTCTTCTTCAGGTCCTGTGCATGCAGAGATGAATCCTGCTCCTGTTGAAAGTCCTGCTCCTACAGATGTGCAGGACATGTCTGTGGTCATGATTgatgggaaggaggaggagctggagactaGGGTCGACAAAGCAGGCGATGCAGTCGAACCACAACAGCTGCCAACTATGCAAACTCCTCAGGAGACATCTTTGACAGCTGAGtcgagagaagaagaggaacagTTTCCTAACTGCGGTAAACCTGGCGGGGAGAGTCCCCAGGACTTGCAACCTAAGTCGGATTCTGCCTCTCTGCAGGGCCAGGAACTGGAAAGCCTGGATGCGGATATCGACTTTGATCATGACCCTGACGGCGACCTTGAAGGTGACCTCCAGGGAGAGTCTCATCCATGCCTGCACTGTGAGCGCCACTTTTCCACCAAACAGGGTCTTGAgcgacacatacacattcacaccacAGCCAACCAACAGACGCACCTCTTCAAGTGCCGCTACTGCGGAAAGTCCTTTGGCTCACAGGTTGGACGGCGGAGGCACGAGAGAAGGCATGAGAGTGGGGCTAAGAAGAAGCCCGGCTCCTTGGCAGGAACTGCCAATCTCCTTAGTTCAGGAGGAAAGGCTGGTGGTTCAAGTCCTGAATACACAAGTCCGACCAATTACATAGCCATAGGCTCTCAATTTCCAGTAGCGCATCAGCCCATCCCTGAGTTGGCAAAGAAAGAGTCTAGGCCTGAAGCTGACCGACCTTTTACATTGGAAGAGTATGGTGAGTCCAAGGAACTGCATCCCTGTAAATACTGTAATAAGGCCTTTGGCACTCACACCAACATGCGAAGGCACCAGAGAAGAATACATGAGCGCCACTTACTGCCAAAGGGTGTACGCAGGAAAGGCATGCTGCCCCAGGAAGTGTCGGTCCAGAGGCTGCCAAATGAATCCCCCAgtggcagccccccccctgtCTATGTGCCCAGCGCCGACACAGAAGACGAGGCTGACAGAGATGAATATGTAGTGGACATATCCAAAAATATCTCTGAAAATCTGAGCTTCTACATTGATGGAAAAATTTTGTCAACCAGTACAGTTAGCAACTGTGAGGTGATAGAGGTCAATTCTAGGTCTGCAGCACTGTTTGGCCTTGATGCAATGATAATCAGCCCCAGTCAAATCAGCCAGGCATTCAAAGTGGAGAGCAAACCTATTGCTGGAAAACCGTTGGTGTCCAACCTCGGTCAGCCAACATCAAAAAGGAGAACTACGACACCGCCTCTTATTCCATCTCTCAAAATGGAAAATGAAACAGGATTTTCTGCatcttcttcctcatcatcatcatcaacctctTCCTCATCAAATGTATTAGTAGGCGGACTGTTCTCCCAGTCCACAGAATCATTAGcatttcaaaaagaaaaaacagtcTATCTTTCCCCTAAGCTGAAACAGCTCCTTCAGTCACAGGACAGTCAGATGTCCACCATTTCCCAGATAGGAGACAGCCATAGACTGGCCTCCCCTCTGTCGGTCACCTCACTGCCAGGGGCCTCGGGTCGGTTCAAGAGGAGAACATCCTCTCCTCCGTCTTCCCCACAGCTCAGTCCCACACAGAAACTGGATATCTCTAAAGCGGAGGTCGGAAGCTTGTACACTCTTAAGGTGCCAAAGCTGGAGGGCCACCGCTTGTCCCCTGTGTTGAACCTTACTATCCATGAGGACGGAGATACTGTTTGTACCACTGAAAAGGACATGTCTAACCGGTCTTCCTCCAACTGTGGTGGAAATGCCTGCAATCAGCAACCCTTGGACCTGTCCAGCTCTGTCAGCAAGCGGAGTGACGTAATTAGCAAGACGCTGGGCGATTCTGCACTAGATCTAAGTATGCAGCGGAAGAGCACCATGGATCCTGAGTTAAAGGGCAatccaccaccacagccaccgACCAAGAAGAGAAAGCCAAACACGAGCATGCTTGAGAAGGTTCTGATGAATGAGTATGCTGGCCTCACCTCGGCAGGAGAAGAGGGCCCCGCTGCCTTGTCGAGCCTCGGGCCACTTCAGCCTCTCTCCCCAAGCATGACGTCGGAATCGGCCCACCCATCGCCGCCCTCCCTCACGCCTGTCACCAtgaacccctcctcccccgccacTTCCAGCATGACCTCcccaacaccccctcccccagttCTGCCCACCATACCACCAGATATGCCTAGCTCTCCTCGTTCAGAGCCCTCCGACTGCTCTGTGTCCAGACCTCTCCCGGTGCTATCACCCAAGAGCTCTCCCAGGTCCAATGTGGACGAGGTTCCGTCTGatacggaggaggagacatcgATGGCTCAAGAAGTCCAGCACAGTGTTGATGAGAATCACGAGCAACTTGATTCAGCCCCTCACACACCAGTCAAAGATCCTCTAAAGAGCTCATCCACTCCTAGCCCAACTCAGCCCACACCAGCAGAGCCTCCCACTGTGGAGTTTGAAGTTCTACAGAAACAAGACAATTGTCTGACCAACGGCAAGCCGGAGAGTAAAGACCCCGGCTCCATAACAGATGCCAAGTCCTTGTCCCCTGACTCTGCGCCTTTAACATCCCAACCACACTCGCCTGCAGTGCCCACATCTACAACCACATCGCACAATACATCCCCACCAACGCTGTCGCCATCTGTTGTTCTGCCCGTGAAAAAGAAGGATCCCGTTCACTACTTGGAGGGGATGACGGACATAAGCCATGACGCAGATGACTCGACATGTCCTGCTGTAAAAGAAACTCccaaggagaagggagaggattCGGAGACCTTCTGCAAGACCTTTGAATGCAACGTCTGTGAAGAACCATTCCCCTCCATAAAAACTCTGAACGGGCACATCGTTGCCCACGCTGTTGATTGGCCTTATAAATGTGAattctgtgtgcatttgtttgtggaGGCCCGGGCCCTGCTAGCTCATCGAACGTCCCTACACGGCGTAGGCCGGATCTTCGTGTGCTCCGAATGCTCGAAGGAGTTTGCCTTTCTCTGTAACCTGGAGCAGCATCAGAAGGATCTGCATCCGAGTCAGACCTGCACGCACACCACGGTGGAAAGTGGCAAACTGAGGCCACACAACTACACAGACCCATCCAGGGCCAAAGAGGAGAGCCGACCCTCCACACCAGCACcagagagcgaggaggaagcAGCTCCAGAGAGGGAGCCCACTGAAAAGGCCCCTGAGGTTAACGGAAAGTCGGCAGACGATGAGCCGGAGCCAGAGGACTCCTCAGAGGAACTGTACACTACAATAAAAATCATGGCCTCTGAGGGAGGGAAGCCCAAAGGCCCCGACGTCCGCCTCGGCCTCAATCAAcactaccctagctttaagccGCCGCCTTTCCCCTACCACAGCCGATCCCACGCCGGCTCTGTTGCCTCGGCCACCAACTTCACCACCCACAACATACCGCAAACCTTCAGCACAGCCATCCGCTGCACAAAGTGTGGCAACAGTTTTGACAACATGCCTGAGCTGCACAAGCACATATTAGCCTGTGCGAACGCTAGCGATAAGAAGCGCTACACTCCTAAGAAGAATCCCATCCCTCTTAAACAAATAGTGAAGCCACAGAATGGCGCCTTGTCACCAGCCGCGGCCAGCGCCGGACAAAGTGCTTTCCGTCGAATGGGCCAGCCTAAGAGACTCAATTTCAATCAAGAGGCCTCTGGCAAAGCCAAAATGAGTTCCCTTAACAAGAAGAAGAACCAGTTGGTCCAAAAGGCGATttcacagaaaaacaaaacggCCAGCAGTGTGAAAAAGGCTTCTGTTAAAGTGGAGGAGCAGGACCCCGAGCCGCACATCTGCCCTCACTGCAGCCGCGAGTTCACCTACCCCGCCAGTCTCAGCAAACACATTGCCATCAGCTGTCCCATGAAGCCTGAGCCCAAAAAGAGCAAGAAAGGGGACGTTAAACAGGATGCACCCCAAATGAGCCTGAGAAGGAAAGCCACAGATGCGGACGCCCCCGATTCGGAGCCCAAACCGCTTGGGAAGACCCGGGCTCGCAGCTACGGTGCTGCCGAGCCTGAACTCCTGCCGGCCAGCAAGGGAAGAACAGGCGCTCCCGTGGGCCGGCCTAAAAGACCTGCCTCGTTCCCGGCCTCACCAGCGGTGactggtaaaaaaaagaagaagggcCAAGCTcactctccaccaccaccaccacctcctgccaTGCCGGTCCCAGACACTCCAAGTGACCCGGCGCAGCGACCTGCTGTGAAAGCACAGCGCATGGGGAAGGAGGCGGCGCCCAAGAAGGCCCCAGAGGGCAACTCTCCGCTCGGGCAGCAGGCGAAAAAGGAGGAGCGCTTTTCCCTGCGAACCAGGGAGAGGGTGGGCGGACCGGTCACCAGGAGCCTGCAGAGCGTCAACACGGTGGCTACCGTGGAGGTGAAAACCGAGCAGCCGCTCGTCCCGGAGACAAAAGAGCCTCAG GAGACGCCGTTGAAGTGA